A segment of the Sulfitobacter sp. D7 genome:
CGACGCGCCGGAGGGGCGGCATTTCTACGGACATGGGGCGTTTTTGCAGGGCGGGGCCATCCTCGCCACCAGCGAGAATGAGATCGACACGGGCGAAGGGCGCATCGGCCTGTGGTCCCGTGCCGAGGGCTATGCCCGGATCGGAGAGATCGCCTCAGGCGGGGTCGGCCCGCATGAAATCCGCCGCTTGGCCGAGGATGTGCTGGTGGTGGCCAATGGCGGCATCCGCACCCATCCCGACAGCGGCCGGGAGAAGCTGAACATCGACGATATGCGGCCCAATCTGTCCTATGTCAGCCTCTCGGGCGAGATGCTGGAGCAGGTCGAACTGCCGGATGACCTGCACAAGAACTCGATCCGCCATCTGGCCTTGGCGCCGGACGGGCAGGTGGCTTTTGCGATGCAATGGCAGGGGGAGCCGAACGACGCCGTGCCGTTGTTGGGCCTCCACCGGCGCGGGCAAAACCCGGTATTGGCCGAGGCCGATCTGGCCGAGCAAATCGCGATGCAGGGCTACGCGGGCAGCGTGGCATTCGCGGCAGATGGCGGGGCGGTCGGTATCACCTCCCCCCGGGGCGGGCGGCTGCATCTGTTTGACAGCAAAGGTGATTTCCTTGCCAGCCACCGCCGTGCTGATGTCTGCGGGTTGGCGCCGGGGCGGGGCGGTTTCGTCGCCACGGATGGGCTGGGCGGTATCCTGTCGCTGCAAGAGGCGGCGCTGTCGCGGCTCACTACCGCCGCGCGGGCGTGGGACAACCATCTGGTTGCCATCGACGGATAGGCGGGCGGGGGCACTGCCCCCACCGGGTTTTAGTCGGTCTTATACGTCGGGTGGAACAGCCCGCCCGGCGAGAGGGTGAAGATCTCAACCCCGTCTTCGGTCACGCCGACCGAATGCTCAAACTGCGCCGACAGGGATTTGTCGCGGGTCACGGCGGTCCAATCGTCGGCGAGTGTCTTGGTCTCGGCCCGGCCAAGGTTCACCATCGGCTCAATGGTAAAGAACATGCCCGGCTCAAGCACAGCACCCGTGCCGGGGCGGCCATAGTGCAGCACGTTGGGCGGCGCGTGAAACACCTGCCCCAGTCCGTGACCGCAGAAATCGGTCACGACGGACATGCGGTGGCCTTCGACAAATGTCTGGATGGCATGGCCGATGTCGCCAAAGGTATTGCCCGGCTTCACCGCCTCGATCCCGTGCATCAGGCTGTCGTGGGTCACGTTGATCAACCGCTCGGCCTTGCGCGAAAGCTTGCCCGCCACATACATGCGGCTGGTGTCGCCGAACCAGCCATCGACGATCACGGTCACGTCGATGTTCAGGATGTCGCCGTCTTTCAGCTTCTTATCGCTGGGGATCCCGTGGCAGACCACATGGTTCACCGAGATGCAGCTGGCGTGCTGATAGCCTTTGTAGCCGATCGTCGCGGATTTCGCGCCGGCGGCGTTGACCTTCTCTTCGATCAGGCGGTCAAGCTCTCCGGTGGTCTGACCGGGGAAGACATGCTCTGCGATCTCGTCGAGGATCGTGGCGGCCAGACGGCCCGCCGCTTGCATCCCGGCGTGATCCGAAGGCTCGTAAATGCGAATGCCGTCGCGTGTCTGGCGGCCTCGGTGTGCGTTGTTCACCGCTCTCTCCATCCTTTTGTTCGCTCCTATTTAGCGTGGCTTTCCGGCAAGGGCCAGTGCAGCTCAGCCCGTAAAGGGGATCGGTTGCGCCAGTGTGACGGCTTGGGGCGTGATATGAGTGCCGATGGCGTAGATTTCCAGCCCCGCCGCCCGCGCGGCTTGGGACGCGGCGGCATAGGTCGGGTCGATATCGGCGGCGAGGGTCATCTGCGTGCAGTCGGTGCGCTGCACCAGATACAGCAGCACGGCGCGGTGCCCGGCCTCAGCCATCCGCGCCAGTTCGCCAAGGTGCTTCGCGCCGCGCGCGGTTACGCTGTCGGGAAACTCCGCCAGACCTGTTTGGCGCGAGAGGGTAACTGATTTCACCTCGACATAGGCATCAGGCAGCCCTTCGCCGCGCAGCAGGAAATCAATGCGGGAGTTTTCACCGTATTTCACCTCTGGCCGCACCTCAGTATAGGCGGCCAGTGGCGTCACCTCACCCGCGACCAGCGCCGCTTTCATCGCGCGGTTGGGCAGGGCGGTGTCGACCCCGGTGAAATGGCCATTTTCATGATCAACTAGCCGCCAGCCGTAGTTCAGCTTTTTCTTCGGATCGTCGTTCGGCTCGAGCCAAATCCGGCTGCCCGGTTCCGCCAGCCCCATCATCGAGCCGGGGTTGGCGCAATGGGCGATCACTTCCTCGCCCGTTTCCTCAAGCGTGCAATCGGCCAGAAAGCGTTTGTAGCGGCGGATCAGCCGGGCGGGGACAAGTTGGGTTTGAAAGCGCATGAGGCGCGGCCTATACCGAAGGGACGCCATCCTCAAGGAGCCGCCCCCATGTCAAACCCCACCGCCGCGATGATCGTCATCGGCGACGAAATCCTTTCGGGCCGGACCCGCGACAGCAATATGCATCACCTTGCGGGGGAGTTGACGAAAGTGGGGATCGACCTCAAGGAGGTGCGCGTGGTGTCGGACGATCATGGCGCGATCATCGCCGCCGTGCAGGCGCTCTCAGGTGCCTATGCCCATGTGTTTACCTCGGGCGGCATCGGGCCCACGCATGATGACATTACCGCCGATTGCATCGCCGCCGCCTTTAACCGTGATATCGACGTGCGCGACGATGCGCGCGAGATTTTGGCCGAACACTACGCCCGCGCGGGCACCCAGATGAACGACGCCCGCCTGCGCATGGCGCGCATTCCCGAGGGCGCCGCGCTGATCGAAAACCCGGTCTCTGCCGCGCCGGGCTTTGTGGTTGAGAACGTGCATGTCATGGCCGGGGTGCCGACGGTCTTTCAGGCGATGGTTGCCAGCGTCCTGCCGGGGCTCACAGGCGGCCAACCCCTGATCAGTGAGACGCTGCGCATCGACCGGGGCGAGGGCGATATCGCCGGACCACTGGGCGCGCTGGCCGAGGAATATCCGCATCTGTCGATGGGCAGCTACCCGTTTCAGAAAGACGGCATTTTTGGCGCGCATGTGGTGATCCGGGGCAGCGATCCGGGGATGGTCGAAGCGGCGATGGTCAAGCTCAAGGCCGCCTTCGCATGAGCGAGGCGCAGGCGTTTTTCGACGCGGGCGACGCGACATGGCCCGCCGCGCGGCGGTTTGATCACGGGCCATGGACCCTGCGCGAAGGGCAGGGCGGCGGGAAACGGGTCTCGGTGGCGACAGCGCGTGGGGCGATAACCGACGCCGACATTCCGACCGCCGAAGCGGCGATGCGCAAGATGGAGCAGCGCCCGCTTTTCATGGTGCGTGCGGGCGAAGATGATCTCGACGCGCTGCTGGCCGCGCGGGGCTACGGCGTGGTCGATCCGGTCACGGTGCTGAGCGCGCCGATTACCCGGCTGACAGATGTGCCGATGCCCCCGGTCACCGCCTTTTGCATCTGGGAGCCGCTGGCGATCATGGCCGAGGTCTGGGCCGCCGGCGGGGTCGGCCCTGCGCGTCTTGCCGTGATGGACCGCGCGGCGACCAAAACAGGCATCCTTGCGCGCTGGAACGAGAAACCGGCGGGCGTGGCCTTTGCCGGGGTGCACGAGGACATCTGCATGGTGCACGCCGTCGAAGTGCTGCCGCATCAACAGCGCCAAGGTGTGGCCACTTGGATCATGCGCGCCGCCGCCCATTGGGGGCAGGCCCAAGGGGCTAAGCGGCTTTCGGTGCTCTGCGTGGATACGAATGTCCGCGCGCAGGCGCTTTACGCCAAACTGGGCTTTGCCCCGGTGGGGCACTATCATTACCGTCAAAACACCGAGTGAAGGATAAGACCATGGCCAACGACATGCCCACCGCCCTTGATCTGCCGATGGTCGATCCGCTGCCCGAAGCGACGCAGAAGTATTTCGACATCTGTCAGGAAAAGCTCGGGATGGTGCCGAATGTTCTGCGGGCCTATGCCTTTGACATCGACAAGCTGAACGCTTTTGCGGGCATGTATAACGATCTGATGCTGGGCGATAGCGCGCTCAGCAAGCTTGAGCGTGAGATGATCGCGGTGGCGGTGTCCTCGGTCAACAAATGCTACTACTGCCTTGTGGCCCATGGGGCTGCAGTACGCGAAATGTCGGGCGATCCGCAATTGGGCGAGGCGCTGGTGATGAACTACCGCGTGGCCAAGATTACGGCCAAACAACGGGCCATGCTGGATTTCGCGGTAAAGCTGACCGAGGCCAGCGCCAAGGTCGAGGAGGCCGACCGTCAGGCGCTGCGCGATGCGGGTTTCACTGACCGGGATATCTTTGACATCGCCAGTGTGGCCGGGTTCTTCAACATGACCAACCGGGTGGCCAGTGCCACCGACATGCGCCCGAACGACGATTACCACGCGCAGGCGCGATGAGCCGGGCGCGGGTTGCTGCGGCTCTGCTCGGGGTGCTGCTGGCGGCTCCCGCGGCGGCGCTTGAATTGGCGCTGCCCAGCACCGCGCGCCTGACGGCAGAGCGTAACACCGCGCCGGACCGCTATGCCGCGCCCGTGGGTGTCTATGCCGAAGGGCAGGTGGCGCGGGTCAATGTGGATGGCAGCGTGCGCCGCGCTGCGTGGCGGATGGACACGCCGGGGCTGACCGCCTTGCAGGTGATGCGCCCGCTGCGGCGGCAGCTGGGCGAGGCGGGCTTTGACGTCGTGCTCGACTGTGCTGCGCGGGAATGCGGCGGCTTTGATTTTCGCTTTGCGGTGGAGGTGCTGCCGGGGCCGAACATGTATGTGAACCTGCGGGCTTTCCACTTCATCACCGCCCTGCGCCGGGGCGAGGACGGAACGCCGACCGAGGCGATCAGCATCCTTGCCAGCACGGCGGCGACCTCGGCCTATGTGCAGATCATCCAAGCCCGCAGCGGCGACGCGCCCGAAGGGGAAAGCACCCCCATCACGCCAGAGGCGACTGCCGAGGTGCCGCTTGCCACTGCGACGGGCGATTTCGCAGAAACCCTGAAGGTCGACGGCCATCTGGTCCTCAACCGGCTGGAGTTCGAGACCGGCACCTCCGCGCTTGGCCCCGGCCCCTTTGCCACACTTGAGCGGCTAGCCGAGTTGCTCAAGGCCGAGCCGGATCTGCGCGTGGCGCTGGTGGGGCATACCGACGCGGTGGGCAGTCTGGATGCCAACACCGCCCTGTCGCGCAGACGGGCCGAGGCGGTGCGGGACCGATTGGTGCAGAGCTATGACGTAGCCCCCGGCCGGGTCGAGGCGCAGGGTGCGGGCTATCTCGCGCCGCGGGCCAGCAACCTGACCGAAGCGGGCCGCGAGCAGAACCGCCGGGTTGAGGTGGTGGTGCTCTCTGCCGAGTAGGCTATTTCGTGACCGTCATCTGGGTGGCCAGCAGCAGGTTCGTCTCGCTAGAACTCACCCCCTGAATGCGGCGGATTTGGCCCAGCACGCTGTCCAATTCTTCGACGGTCTCGGTCCCCGTTTCGACGATCAAATCCCATTTGCCATTGGTCGCATGGATCGCCTGCACGGCGGGCATGCCCGCAAGGATACGCTTGATCCGGTCGGTGCCCGCCCCTTCGATGGCCAAGAGCGTATGACC
Coding sequences within it:
- the sfsA gene encoding DNA/RNA nuclease SfsA; translated protein: MRFQTQLVPARLIRRYKRFLADCTLEETGEEVIAHCANPGSMMGLAEPGSRIWLEPNDDPKKKLNYGWRLVDHENGHFTGVDTALPNRAMKAALVAGEVTPLAAYTEVRPEVKYGENSRIDFLLRGEGLPDAYVEVKSVTLSRQTGLAEFPDSVTARGAKHLGELARMAEAGHRAVLLYLVQRTDCTQMTLAADIDPTYAAASQAARAAGLEIYAIGTHITPQAVTLAQPIPFTG
- a CDS encoding peroxidase-related enzyme (This protein belongs to a clade of uncharacterized proteins related to peroxidases such as the alkylhydroperoxidase AhpD.), which gives rise to MANDMPTALDLPMVDPLPEATQKYFDICQEKLGMVPNVLRAYAFDIDKLNAFAGMYNDLMLGDSALSKLEREMIAVAVSSVNKCYYCLVAHGAAVREMSGDPQLGEALVMNYRVAKITAKQRAMLDFAVKLTEASAKVEEADRQALRDAGFTDRDIFDIASVAGFFNMTNRVASATDMRPNDDYHAQAR
- a CDS encoding OmpA family protein; amino-acid sequence: MSRARVAAALLGVLLAAPAAALELALPSTARLTAERNTAPDRYAAPVGVYAEGQVARVNVDGSVRRAAWRMDTPGLTALQVMRPLRRQLGEAGFDVVLDCAARECGGFDFRFAVEVLPGPNMYVNLRAFHFITALRRGEDGTPTEAISILASTAATSAYVQIIQARSGDAPEGESTPITPEATAEVPLATATGDFAETLKVDGHLVLNRLEFETGTSALGPGPFATLERLAELLKAEPDLRVALVGHTDAVGSLDANTALSRRRAEAVRDRLVQSYDVAPGRVEAQGAGYLAPRASNLTEAGREQNRRVEVVVLSAE
- a CDS encoding competence/damage-inducible protein A; protein product: MSNPTAAMIVIGDEILSGRTRDSNMHHLAGELTKVGIDLKEVRVVSDDHGAIIAAVQALSGAYAHVFTSGGIGPTHDDITADCIAAAFNRDIDVRDDAREILAEHYARAGTQMNDARLRMARIPEGAALIENPVSAAPGFVVENVHVMAGVPTVFQAMVASVLPGLTGGQPLISETLRIDRGEGDIAGPLGALAEEYPHLSMGSYPFQKDGIFGAHVVIRGSDPGMVEAAMVKLKAAFA
- a CDS encoding DUF1513 domain-containing protein, which produces MPSRRHFLAGLAAASSLPAMGWAAAGSPAYLAAARDPSGAYALFGLDGTGHDIFRIPLPDRGHAAAAHPTAPEAVAFARRPGRFALVIDCVKGRVAHRLDAPEGRHFYGHGAFLQGGAILATSENEIDTGEGRIGLWSRAEGYARIGEIASGGVGPHEIRRLAEDVLVVANGGIRTHPDSGREKLNIDDMRPNLSYVSLSGEMLEQVELPDDLHKNSIRHLALAPDGQVAFAMQWQGEPNDAVPLLGLHRRGQNPVLAEADLAEQIAMQGYAGSVAFAADGGAVGITSPRGGRLHLFDSKGDFLASHRRADVCGLAPGRGGFVATDGLGGILSLQEAALSRLTTAARAWDNHLVAIDG
- a CDS encoding GNAT family N-acetyltransferase, with the translated sequence MSEAQAFFDAGDATWPAARRFDHGPWTLREGQGGGKRVSVATARGAITDADIPTAEAAMRKMEQRPLFMVRAGEDDLDALLAARGYGVVDPVTVLSAPITRLTDVPMPPVTAFCIWEPLAIMAEVWAAGGVGPARLAVMDRAATKTGILARWNEKPAGVAFAGVHEDICMVHAVEVLPHQQRQGVATWIMRAAAHWGQAQGAKRLSVLCVDTNVRAQALYAKLGFAPVGHYHYRQNTE
- a CDS encoding Lrp/AsnC family transcriptional regulator; its protein translation is MDEIDNKIIAELRRDARMSYSALAATTGLSRVTVRARVERLVSSGAILGFTLILKEDMRHSPIRGHTLLAIEGAGTDRIKRILAGMPAVQAIHATNGKWDLIVETGTETVEELDSVLGQIRRIQGVSSSETNLLLATQMTVTK
- the map gene encoding type I methionyl aminopeptidase; this encodes MERAVNNAHRGRQTRDGIRIYEPSDHAGMQAAGRLAATILDEIAEHVFPGQTTGELDRLIEEKVNAAGAKSATIGYKGYQHASCISVNHVVCHGIPSDKKLKDGDILNIDVTVIVDGWFGDTSRMYVAGKLSRKAERLINVTHDSLMHGIEAVKPGNTFGDIGHAIQTFVEGHRMSVVTDFCGHGLGQVFHAPPNVLHYGRPGTGAVLEPGMFFTIEPMVNLGRAETKTLADDWTAVTRDKSLSAQFEHSVGVTEDGVEIFTLSPGGLFHPTYKTD